A part of Pseudomonas sp. HR96 genomic DNA contains:
- a CDS encoding nitroreductase family protein, with protein sequence MSENTRVADYAIHEQFIQRWSPRAFSDEAISEETLLSFLEAARWAPSAYNSQPWRFLYARRDTPNWQRYLGLLNEFNRSWAQHASALVIVISKTTFTAPGASEESPALWHTFDTGSAWAHLALQASISGWHTHGMAGFDQALARSELKIPEGYDLHAAIAIGKLGDKATLADFLQARETPSPRKPLSELAAEGDFSL encoded by the coding sequence ATGAGTGAGAATACCCGCGTCGCCGATTACGCCATCCACGAACAGTTCATCCAGCGCTGGTCGCCCCGCGCGTTCAGCGACGAGGCAATCAGCGAAGAAACCCTGCTGAGCTTTCTCGAAGCCGCGCGCTGGGCGCCGTCGGCCTACAACTCGCAGCCATGGCGCTTCCTCTATGCGCGCCGCGACACGCCGAACTGGCAGCGCTACCTGGGCCTGCTCAACGAGTTCAACCGCAGCTGGGCGCAGCACGCGTCGGCGCTGGTGATCGTGATCTCCAAGACCACCTTCACCGCCCCGGGCGCCAGTGAAGAAAGCCCGGCGCTGTGGCACACCTTCGACACCGGCTCAGCCTGGGCGCACCTGGCCCTGCAGGCCAGCATCAGCGGCTGGCACACCCACGGCATGGCCGGTTTCGACCAGGCCCTGGCGCGCAGCGAGCTGAAGATTCCCGAAGGCTACGACCTGCATGCGGCGATCGCGATCGGCAAACTGGGCGACAAGGCCACCCTGGCCGACTTCCTCCAGGCCCGGGAAACCCCAAGCCCACGCAAGCCGCTGAGCGAGCTGGCGGCCGAGGGAGATTTCAGCCTGTAA
- a CDS encoding YcgN family cysteine cluster protein: MAGNLEPFWMGKTLEQLSPVEWESLCDGCGLCCLQKLEDEDDGSVYYTRIACKLLDLKSCQCSNYPERKALVPDCIQLTPGQADQFKWLPPTCGYRLVSERKDLPAWHHLVCGDREQVHKQRISQSGRMLSEKDVAEDDWEDYLIFRAG, from the coding sequence ATGGCCGGCAATCTCGAACCTTTCTGGATGGGCAAGACCCTCGAACAGCTCAGCCCCGTCGAGTGGGAGTCGCTGTGCGACGGCTGCGGCCTGTGCTGCCTGCAGAAACTCGAGGACGAGGACGACGGCAGCGTCTATTACACGCGCATCGCCTGCAAGCTGCTGGACCTCAAGAGTTGCCAGTGCAGCAACTACCCTGAACGCAAGGCGCTGGTCCCCGACTGCATCCAGCTCACCCCAGGCCAGGCCGACCAGTTCAAATGGCTGCCGCCGACCTGCGGCTACCGCCTGGTCAGCGAGCGCAAGGACTTGCCGGCCTGGCATCACCTGGTCTGTGGCGACCGCGAGCAGGTGCACAAGCAACGCATCTCGCAGTCCGGGCGGATGCTCAGCGAGAAAGACGTGGCCGAGGACGACTGGGAAGATTACCTGATCTTTCGGGCGGGTTGA
- a CDS encoding virulence factor family protein has translation MIRRSWRLLVAVLVVLLVAAGIGYWWINRPAPQPAVKQLKTADGAAVTQVIPGEPDEAQVALAVPADQALNNSQLVSLSQDSNARIIQVILPDGDCQAQQKAFDDSLQYLKGAPTLVGGIGSGANLAWRWLAGQSNDQARAISVGFDIDPKGCTLALPQKAEHGHWTAAWNDAPDDPSAAFVRGQSNADTSISDYDVHLPQVLKNQLSHYLVDDDSDAPNMPVIEVPAGQPSDTVTLFLSGDGGWRDLDRDVAGEMAKLGYPVVGIDTLRYYWQHKSPEQSANDLAELMQHYRQKWGTKRFVLTGFSFGADVLPAIYNALPADEKKRVDAVILLAFARSGSFEIEVEGWLGKEGKEAPTGPEEARLPAEKVLCIYGIEEKDETGCTEPGAVGEMVQLPGGHHFDENYPALAKRLIDAIEKRQGRTPKS, from the coding sequence ATGATTCGACGCTCCTGGCGATTGCTGGTCGCCGTACTCGTGGTGCTGCTGGTAGCAGCGGGTATTGGCTACTGGTGGATCAACCGCCCTGCCCCACAACCTGCCGTGAAACAACTCAAGACCGCCGATGGTGCAGCCGTGACCCAGGTGATCCCCGGCGAGCCGGACGAAGCCCAGGTCGCCCTGGCCGTGCCGGCCGATCAGGCGCTGAACAATTCGCAACTGGTCAGCCTGAGCCAGGATTCCAACGCGAGGATCATCCAGGTGATTCTCCCGGACGGCGACTGCCAGGCCCAACAAAAGGCCTTTGACGACAGCCTGCAATACCTCAAGGGTGCACCGACCCTGGTCGGCGGCATCGGCTCGGGGGCCAACCTGGCCTGGCGCTGGCTGGCCGGACAAAGCAACGACCAGGCACGGGCGATTTCCGTGGGGTTCGACATCGACCCCAAGGGCTGCACCCTCGCCCTGCCGCAGAAGGCCGAGCACGGCCACTGGACCGCCGCCTGGAACGACGCCCCGGATGACCCGAGCGCGGCGTTCGTGCGCGGCCAGAGCAACGCCGACACCAGCATCAGCGACTACGACGTGCACCTGCCGCAGGTGCTGAAGAACCAGCTCAGCCACTACCTGGTGGACGACGACAGCGACGCGCCGAACATGCCGGTGATCGAAGTACCGGCCGGCCAGCCGAGCGACACTGTGACGCTGTTCCTTTCCGGTGACGGCGGCTGGCGCGACCTGGACCGCGATGTCGCCGGCGAAATGGCCAAGCTGGGCTACCCGGTGGTCGGCATCGACACCCTGCGCTACTACTGGCAGCACAAGAGCCCTGAGCAGAGCGCCAACGACCTGGCCGAGCTGATGCAGCATTACCGGCAGAAGTGGGGCACCAAGCGTTTCGTGCTGACCGGTTTCTCGTTCGGCGCCGACGTGCTGCCGGCGATCTACAATGCCCTGCCTGCCGACGAGAAAAAGCGCGTGGACGCGGTGATCCTGCTGGCATTCGCCCGCAGCGGCAGCTTCGAGATCGAAGTTGAAGGCTGGCTGGGCAAGGAAGGCAAGGAAGCGCCTACCGGGCCGGAAGAAGCCAGACTGCCGGCGGAGAAAGTGCTGTGCATCTACGGCATCGAGGAAAAGGACGAGACCGGCTGCACCGAGCCTGGCGCAGTCGGGGAAATGGTCCAGCTGCCTGGCGGCCACCACTTCGACGAGAACTATCCGGCCCTGGCCAAGCGCCTGATCGACGCGATCGAGAAGCGCCAGGGCAGGACGCCTAAGAGCTGA
- the mprF gene encoding bifunctional lysylphosphatidylglycerol flippase/synthetase MprF, giving the protein MRPDSPNTLDPAVPETAPDPIHPRPRLGEWISKYRQPLGLAVTLLLFCIAMVACHHLLSELDIYALHDSVTDTPNSALLGAFAATAFGFIVLLGYEWSASRYASVDLKPKTLALGGFTAFAIGNAIGLSMLSGGSVRYRLYSREGIGAGEVARMTLFASLSLGCALPPLAALATLSNLPAASEALHLSPWLLGLVAGAILALALALGAGIYRRRLPEQPIAHNLLVKVGRRTLRLPGLKLTLLQLVITALDVLAAATVLYLLLPEAPPFGAFVLVYLLALAAGVLSHVPGGVGVFEAILLAAFANDLGAAPLAAALLLYRLIYVMLPLLLACVALLINEGRRLLAKQSVRVGSGMAAPILAVLVFLSGVVLLFSGATPEIDTRLEHMGFLLPHRLIDASHFGASLIGVLCLLLAQGLRRRLSAAWMLTMILLLTGALLSLLKGFDWEEASLLVMTAALLSIFRRSFYRPSRLLELPFSPFYVLASASVVGASIWLLLFAYQDVPYSNQLWWQFTLDADAPRGLRAALGSAVVLVIVSLTWLLRTARPTIHLPTADEIQRAAKILQASDQPDGGLALTGDKALLFHPKDEAFLMYARRGRSLVALYDPIGPTQQRAEMIWQFRDLCDFHHARPVFYQVRAENLPFYMDIGLTAIKLGEEARVDLRKFDLEAKGKEMKDLRYTWNRGTRDGLSLEVYEPGQAPLEELRVISDAWLTGKNVREKGFSLGRFSDEYLSHFRIAIVHFEGKPVAFSNLLETHSSELASLDLMRAHPDAPKLTMEFMMVGLIQHYKNKSYARFSLGMVPLSGLQPRRGAPLTQRLGSMVFRRGEQLYNFQGLRRFKDKFQPDWEPRYMAVPAGLDPLVALADTAALIAGGLTGLVKR; this is encoded by the coding sequence ATGCGCCCCGACTCGCCGAATACCCTTGACCCTGCGGTGCCTGAAACCGCTCCCGACCCGATCCACCCCCGCCCGCGCCTGGGTGAATGGATCAGCAAATATCGGCAGCCCCTGGGGCTGGCCGTCACCCTCTTGCTGTTCTGCATCGCCATGGTGGCCTGCCACCACCTGCTCAGCGAGCTGGACATCTACGCGCTGCACGACTCGGTCACCGACACGCCGAACTCCGCGCTGCTCGGCGCTTTCGCCGCCACGGCCTTCGGCTTCATCGTGTTGCTGGGCTACGAGTGGTCGGCCAGCCGCTATGCCTCGGTAGACCTCAAGCCTAAAACCCTTGCGCTGGGCGGCTTCACCGCGTTCGCCATCGGCAACGCCATCGGTCTGTCCATGCTCTCTGGCGGCTCGGTGCGCTACCGTCTGTACTCGCGCGAAGGCATCGGTGCCGGCGAAGTGGCGCGCATGACACTGTTCGCCAGCCTGTCGCTGGGCTGTGCCTTGCCCCCGTTGGCCGCTCTGGCCACCTTGAGCAACCTGCCAGCCGCGTCCGAGGCGTTGCACCTGTCGCCGTGGCTGCTGGGCCTGGTGGCCGGGGCGATCCTGGCCCTGGCGCTGGCGCTGGGTGCCGGCATCTATCGGCGGCGCCTGCCCGAGCAGCCGATCGCGCACAACCTGTTGGTCAAGGTGGGTCGGCGCACCCTGCGCCTACCCGGCCTGAAGCTGACCCTGCTGCAGCTGGTCATCACCGCCCTCGACGTGCTGGCGGCCGCCACTGTGCTCTACCTGCTGCTGCCCGAAGCACCGCCCTTCGGCGCCTTCGTGCTGGTGTATCTGCTGGCGCTGGCCGCCGGCGTGCTCAGCCACGTACCCGGGGGCGTCGGCGTGTTCGAGGCCATCCTGCTGGCCGCCTTTGCCAACGACCTGGGCGCCGCGCCCCTGGCCGCTGCCCTGCTGCTATACCGCCTGATCTACGTGATGCTGCCGCTGCTGCTGGCCTGCGTCGCCTTGCTGATCAATGAAGGCCGGCGGCTGCTGGCCAAGCAGTCAGTACGGGTCGGCTCCGGGATGGCCGCGCCGATCCTGGCGGTGCTGGTGTTTCTCTCCGGCGTGGTGCTGTTGTTCTCCGGGGCGACCCCGGAGATCGACACCCGCCTGGAGCACATGGGCTTTCTGCTGCCGCACCGGCTGATCGACGCCTCGCACTTCGGCGCCAGCCTGATCGGCGTGCTCTGCCTGCTGTTGGCCCAAGGCCTGCGCCGGCGCCTGTCGGCGGCCTGGATGCTGACCATGATCCTGCTGCTGACCGGCGCCCTGCTCTCGCTGCTCAAGGGTTTCGACTGGGAAGAAGCCTCGCTGCTGGTGATGACCGCCGCGCTGCTGTCGATCTTCCGCCGCTCCTTCTACCGCCCCAGCCGCCTGCTCGAGCTGCCGTTCTCGCCGTTCTATGTGCTGGCCAGCGCCAGCGTGGTCGGCGCGTCGATCTGGCTGCTGCTGTTCGCCTACCAGGACGTGCCCTATAGCAACCAGCTGTGGTGGCAATTCACCCTCGACGCCGATGCTCCACGCGGCCTGCGCGCCGCCCTGGGCAGCGCCGTGGTGCTGGTGATCGTTTCCCTGACCTGGTTGCTGCGCACCGCGCGGCCGACCATTCACCTGCCCACGGCCGATGAGATCCAGCGCGCCGCGAAGATCCTCCAGGCCTCGGACCAACCCGACGGTGGCCTGGCCCTGACCGGTGACAAGGCGCTGCTGTTCCACCCCAAGGACGAGGCCTTCCTGATGTACGCGCGCCGTGGCCGCAGCCTGGTGGCGCTGTACGACCCCATCGGCCCGACCCAGCAGCGCGCCGAGATGATCTGGCAGTTCCGCGACCTCTGCGACTTCCATCACGCTCGCCCGGTGTTCTACCAGGTGCGCGCGGAGAACCTGCCGTTCTACATGGACATCGGCCTGACCGCGATCAAGCTGGGCGAGGAAGCGCGGGTCGACCTGCGCAAGTTCGATCTCGAAGCCAAGGGCAAGGAGATGAAGGACCTGCGCTACACCTGGAACCGCGGCACCCGCGACGGCCTCTCGCTGGAGGTGTACGAGCCTGGCCAGGCGCCGCTTGAAGAGCTGCGAGTGATCTCCGATGCCTGGCTGACCGGCAAGAACGTGCGCGAGAAAGGCTTCTCGCTTGGCCGTTTCAGCGATGAGTACCTGTCGCACTTTCGCATTGCCATCGTCCATTTCGAAGGCAAGCCAGTGGCCTTTTCCAACCTGCTGGAAACCCACAGCAGCGAACTGGCCAGCCTTGACCTGATGCGTGCGCACCCCGATGCGCCGAAACTGACCATGGAATTCATGATGGTCGGCCTGATTCAACATTATAAGAACAAGAGCTACGCGCGGTTCAGCCTGGGCATGGTGCCGCTCTCGGGGCTGCAGCCTCGGCGCGGCGCGCCGCTCACCCAGCGCCTGGGCTCGATGGTGTTCCGCCGTGGGGAACAGCTGTATAACTTCCAGGGCTTGCGCCGCTTCAAAGACAAATTCCAGCCTGACTGGGAACCCCGTTACATGGCCGTGCCCGCAGGTCTCGACCCGCTGGTGGCACTGGCCGATACCGCTGCCCTGATTGCGGGCGGCCTGACTGGATTGGTGAAACGCTGA
- the dinB gene encoding DNA polymerase IV, translating into MTQRKIIHVDCDCFYAAIEMRDNPSLVGKPLAVGGSAERRGVIATCNYEARAYGVRSAMSSRHALKLCPDLTIVKPRMDAYKEASREIHTIFREYTEQIEPLSLDEAYLDVSDCAHFSGSATRIAQDIRRKVSQRLHITVSAGVAPNKFLAKIASDWRKPNGLFVITPGEVEAFVADLPVAKLHGVGKVTADKLARLGIEHCRELREWKKLALVREFGSFGERLWNLAHGVDERAVQNDSRRQSISVENTYDVDLPDLASCLEKLPELMETLAGRMQRIDSSYKPGKPFVKVKFHDFTQTTLEQAGAGRDLASYQQLLSQAFSRGGKPVRLLGIGVRLLDLRGAHEQLELFG; encoded by the coding sequence ATGACCCAGCGCAAGATCATCCACGTCGACTGCGACTGTTTCTACGCCGCCATCGAAATGCGCGACAACCCTAGCCTGGTCGGCAAGCCGCTGGCGGTGGGCGGCTCGGCCGAGCGGCGCGGGGTCATCGCCACCTGCAACTACGAGGCGCGGGCCTATGGCGTGCGCTCGGCCATGTCGTCCCGCCACGCGCTCAAGCTGTGCCCGGACCTGACCATCGTCAAGCCGCGCATGGACGCTTATAAGGAAGCGTCGCGGGAGATTCACACGATCTTTCGCGAATACACCGAGCAGATCGAGCCGCTGTCGCTGGACGAGGCCTACCTGGATGTATCCGACTGCGCGCATTTCTCCGGCAGCGCGACGCGCATCGCCCAGGACATCCGGCGCAAGGTTTCGCAACGTCTGCATATCACCGTCTCGGCGGGGGTGGCACCCAACAAGTTTCTCGCCAAGATCGCCAGCGACTGGCGCAAGCCCAACGGCCTGTTCGTGATTACGCCGGGCGAAGTGGAGGCCTTCGTAGCCGACCTGCCCGTGGCCAAGCTGCACGGTGTGGGCAAGGTCACTGCCGACAAGCTGGCGCGCCTGGGCATCGAGCATTGCCGGGAGCTGCGCGAGTGGAAGAAGCTGGCGCTGGTGCGCGAATTCGGCAGCTTTGGCGAGCGCCTGTGGAACCTGGCCCACGGCGTCGACGAACGCGCGGTGCAGAACGACAGCCGGCGCCAGTCCATCAGCGTGGAAAACACCTATGACGTCGACCTGCCGGACCTGGCCAGTTGCCTGGAGAAGCTGCCCGAGCTGATGGAAACCCTGGCCGGCCGGATGCAGCGCATCGACAGCAGCTACAAGCCGGGCAAGCCCTTCGTCAAAGTGAAATTCCACGACTTCACGCAGACCACCCTCGAACAGGCAGGGGCAGGGCGCGATCTGGCCAGTTATCAACAGCTGCTGAGCCAGGCGTTTTCCAGGGGAGGTAAGCCGGTGCGGCTGCTGGGGATTGGGGTCAGGCTGCTGGACCTGCGCGGCGCGCATGAGCAGTTGGAGTTGTTCGGCTGA
- a CDS encoding proline--tRNA ligase, whose protein sequence is MRTSQYLLATLKETPSDAVVISHQLMLRAGMIRKLASGLYTWLPMGLRVMRKVEAIVREEMDAAGALEVLMPGIQPAELWQESGRWEQYGPELLRLKDRHDREFCAGPTHEEVITDIARNELNSYKQLPINMYQIQTKFRDEIRPRFGLMRGREFIMKDAYSFHADQASLQQTYDRMHLAYSNIFTRLGLKFRPVEADNGSIGGAGSHEFHVLAESGEDDIVFSDSSDYAANIEKAEAIPRETARPAATQELRLVDTPNAKTIAQLVENFGLPIEKTVKTLVVHAAEEGKLIALIIRGDHELNEIKAANQPQVASPLVMASEAELRAAIGAGAGSLGPLNLPLPCIIDRSVALMSDFGVGANIDDKHYFGVNWERDLPVPPVADLRNVVDGDPSPDGNGTLLIKRGIEVGHIFQLGTKYSEAMKCQVLGENGKPVTLTMGCYGIGVSRVVAAAIEQNNDAGGIIWSDTLAPFQVALVPLRYETEPVREATDKLYADLTAAGFDVLLDDRDKKTSPGIKFADMELIGIPHRIVISDRGLAEGNLEYKSRTESEAQALPVADVLAFLQARVRR, encoded by the coding sequence ATGCGCACCAGTCAATATTTGCTCGCCACGCTCAAAGAAACCCCTTCCGACGCGGTCGTCATCAGCCACCAGCTCATGCTGCGCGCCGGCATGATCCGCAAGCTCGCCTCGGGCCTTTACACCTGGCTGCCGATGGGTCTGCGGGTCATGCGCAAGGTCGAAGCCATCGTCCGTGAAGAGATGGACGCCGCCGGCGCCCTCGAAGTGCTGATGCCCGGCATCCAGCCCGCTGAACTGTGGCAGGAATCCGGCCGCTGGGAGCAGTACGGCCCAGAGCTGCTGCGCCTCAAGGACCGCCATGATCGCGAGTTCTGCGCCGGCCCGACCCACGAAGAAGTGATCACCGACATCGCGCGCAACGAGCTCAACAGCTATAAACAGTTGCCGATCAACATGTACCAGATCCAGACCAAGTTCCGTGACGAGATTCGTCCGCGCTTCGGCCTGATGCGCGGCCGCGAATTCATCATGAAGGACGCCTACTCCTTCCACGCCGACCAGGCCTCGCTGCAGCAGACCTACGACCGCATGCACCTGGCGTACAGCAACATCTTCACCCGCCTGGGGTTGAAGTTCCGCCCGGTGGAAGCCGACAACGGCTCGATCGGCGGCGCCGGCTCCCACGAATTCCACGTGCTGGCCGAGTCCGGTGAAGACGACATCGTGTTCAGCGACAGCTCCGACTACGCTGCCAACATCGAAAAGGCCGAGGCCATCCCACGGGAAACCGCGCGCCCTGCCGCCACCCAGGAGCTGCGCCTGGTCGACACCCCCAACGCCAAGACCATCGCCCAGCTGGTGGAAAACTTCGGCCTGCCGATCGAGAAGACGGTCAAGACCCTGGTGGTGCATGCGGCCGAAGAAGGCAAGCTGATCGCCCTGATCATCCGCGGCGACCACGAGCTCAACGAAATCAAGGCAGCCAACCAACCCCAGGTGGCCAGCCCACTGGTCATGGCCAGCGAAGCTGAACTGCGCGCCGCCATCGGCGCCGGTGCCGGCTCCCTGGGCCCGCTGAACCTGCCGCTGCCGTGCATCATCGACCGCTCGGTGGCACTGATGAGCGACTTCGGCGTGGGCGCCAACATCGACGACAAGCACTACTTCGGCGTGAACTGGGAGCGCGACCTGCCCGTGCCGCCAGTCGCCGACCTGCGCAACGTGGTCGACGGTGACCCAAGCCCGGACGGCAACGGCACCTTGCTGATCAAACGCGGCATCGAAGTCGGCCATATCTTCCAGCTGGGCACCAAGTACAGCGAAGCGATGAAGTGCCAGGTGCTGGGCGAAAACGGCAAGCCGGTGACCCTGACCATGGGCTGCTACGGTATCGGCGTATCGCGCGTGGTGGCCGCCGCCATCGAGCAGAACAACGACGCTGGCGGCATCATCTGGAGCGATACCCTGGCGCCGTTCCAGGTCGCTCTGGTGCCGCTGCGCTATGAAACCGAGCCGGTCCGCGAGGCCACCGACAAACTCTACGCCGACCTCACCGCCGCCGGTTTCGACGTGCTGCTGGACGATCGCGACAAGAAGACCAGCCCAGGGATCAAGTTCGCCGACATGGAGCTGATCGGCATCCCCCATCGCATCGTGATCAGCGACCGCGGCCTGGCCGAAGGCAACCTGGAGTACAAGAGCCGCACCGAAAGCGAGGCCCAGGCCCTGCCGGTGGCCGACGTGCTGGCCTTCCTGCAGGCTCGCGTGCGTCGCTGA
- a CDS encoding OprD family porin has translation MKVMKWSAIALAVTAASTQLASAAAFVSDQADAKGFVEDSTLNVLLRNYYFNRDNKNGSHDAIDWTQGFQGVFSSGFTQGTVGFGVDAFGYLGVKLDGGKGTTGTNNTVVGNDGDPSDSFGKAGAALKIRFSKTELKIGDQQPTTSPVFAVGGSRLVPQTATGATIQSSEIKGLDLEAGRFTSATSESQTNRDGEIWATYAGVSAKSATYAGGKYQINDALSASVYGLKLEDVYNQYYGNLNYALPLSDTQSLTFDLNYYNTRDSGDAKAGDITNNTYSLSAAYSFLTAHTVTLAFQKVNGNSPFDYIGVGDNNRGGDSIFLANSIQYSDFNGPGEKSVQARYDLNMASYGVPGLSFMSRYIYGWDIDYTKVSADSAYYARDADGVGIDSHNNASDVRHHEINLEAKYVVQSGPAKDLSFRIRQAFHYADAAQSDGDTKEFRLIVDYPISIL, from the coding sequence ATGAAAGTGATGAAGTGGAGCGCAATCGCACTGGCAGTCACCGCCGCCAGCACCCAACTGGCCTCGGCAGCAGCCTTCGTCAGTGACCAGGCAGACGCCAAGGGTTTTGTGGAAGACAGCACCCTGAACGTGTTGCTGCGTAACTATTATTTCAACCGTGACAACAAGAACGGCAGCCATGATGCCATCGACTGGACTCAAGGCTTCCAGGGCGTATTCAGCTCTGGCTTCACCCAAGGCACCGTAGGCTTTGGCGTTGACGCATTCGGCTACCTGGGCGTGAAACTGGATGGCGGCAAAGGCACCACCGGTACCAACAACACCGTAGTGGGCAACGACGGCGATCCATCGGACAGCTTCGGCAAAGCCGGCGCCGCTCTGAAAATCCGCTTCTCGAAAACCGAGCTGAAAATCGGTGACCAGCAGCCAACCACCTCGCCGGTGTTTGCTGTAGGCGGCTCGCGCCTGGTGCCACAGACCGCTACCGGTGCCACCATCCAGAGCAGCGAAATCAAGGGCCTGGACCTGGAAGCCGGTCGCTTCACTTCGGCCACCAGCGAATCGCAAACCAACCGCGATGGCGAAATCTGGGCAACTTACGCCGGCGTATCGGCCAAGTCCGCTACCTATGCCGGTGGCAAGTATCAGATCAACGACGCCCTGTCGGCTTCGGTATATGGCCTGAAACTGGAAGACGTGTACAACCAGTACTACGGCAACCTGAACTACGCCTTGCCGCTGAGCGATACTCAGTCGCTGACCTTCGACCTGAACTACTACAACACCCGCGATTCGGGTGATGCCAAAGCAGGCGATATCACCAACAACACCTACTCGTTGTCGGCAGCGTACTCCTTCCTGACCGCTCACACCGTGACCCTGGCCTTCCAGAAAGTCAACGGCAACTCGCCTTTCGACTACATCGGCGTGGGTGACAACAACCGCGGCGGCGACTCGATCTTCCTGGCCAACTCCATCCAGTACTCCGACTTCAACGGTCCGGGCGAAAAATCGGTCCAGGCTCGCTATGACCTGAACATGGCCTCCTACGGCGTGCCTGGCTTGAGCTTCATGAGCCGTTACATCTACGGTTGGGACATCGACTACACCAAAGTGTCGGCTGACAGTGCTTACTACGCACGGGACGCAGACGGCGTAGGTATCGACTCGCACAACAACGCCAGCGACGTTCGTCACCACGAAATCAACCTGGAAGCCAAGTACGTTGTTCAGTCGGGCCCTGCCAAGGACCTGTCGTTCCGTATTCGTCAAGCGTTCCACTACGCCGACGCCGCTCAATCCGACGGCGACACCAAAGAGTTCCGCCTGATCGTCGACTACCCAATCTCGATCCTGTAA
- a CDS encoding HIT domain-containing protein has translation MFNLDPRLQQDTHHLGDLPLSRVLLSNDAQYPWFILVPRRDQVSELFDLDEQDRRQLWRETELLAQRLSTAFGADKINVATLGNVVAQLHMHVIVRYRNDAAWPAPVWGKHPAQSYSAEQLADLRHRFNTLMAEDCSYVEAQA, from the coding sequence GTGTTCAATCTGGACCCACGGCTGCAACAAGACACTCATCATCTGGGCGACCTGCCGCTCAGCCGCGTACTGCTCAGCAACGACGCGCAGTACCCTTGGTTCATCCTGGTGCCGCGGCGTGACCAAGTGAGCGAGTTGTTCGACCTCGATGAACAGGACCGCCGACAGCTGTGGCGCGAAACGGAGCTGCTCGCTCAGCGCCTGAGCACCGCCTTTGGCGCCGACAAGATCAACGTCGCGACCCTGGGCAACGTGGTCGCCCAGCTGCACATGCATGTCATCGTGCGTTATCGCAACGATGCCGCCTGGCCCGCGCCGGTGTGGGGCAAGCATCCCGCGCAGTCTTACAGCGCCGAACAGCTCGCCGACCTGCGGCACAGGTTCAATACACTAATGGCTGAAGATTGCAGTTATGTTGAGGCGCAAGCATGA
- a CDS encoding SlyX family protein: MSLEERVNDLESRLAFQDDTIQALNDVLVQQRNVVDRLQQQMAALLKRHEELVGQFESVEEEAPPPHY, encoded by the coding sequence ATGAGCCTCGAAGAACGCGTCAACGATCTGGAGAGCCGCCTGGCGTTTCAGGACGACACTATTCAAGCGCTCAACGACGTGCTGGTGCAGCAGCGCAATGTGGTCGACCGCCTGCAGCAGCAGATGGCTGCGCTGCTCAAGCGCCATGAAGAGTTGGTGGGGCAGTTCGAGTCCGTGGAAGAAGAAGCGCCACCGCCGCACTATTGA
- a CDS encoding cold-shock protein codes for MLKIVHLVTGAAALLLSFIPNLRADALPYLEQPDAVYLAFFGLLNLLIAPVVPYWHRGSRHQLQILSSALLVLAVVLQTIALLAPLPMIGSQPAILFSLASAMIAVALHLGVSFYRVSKAAAAPAGNYDMSNRDTGTVKWFNTSKGFGFISRDSGDDIFVHFRAIRGEGHRVLVEGQRVEFSVMNRDKGLQAEDVIAASPRR; via the coding sequence ATGTTGAAAATCGTTCACCTCGTAACGGGCGCAGCAGCCTTGCTGTTGTCTTTCATACCGAACCTGCGCGCCGACGCGCTCCCCTACCTGGAACAACCCGATGCTGTCTACCTGGCGTTCTTCGGCCTGCTCAACCTGCTGATCGCCCCGGTCGTGCCCTACTGGCACCGCGGCAGCCGCCATCAACTGCAGATCCTCTCCAGCGCCCTGCTGGTCCTCGCCGTGGTCCTGCAGACCATCGCCCTGCTGGCACCCCTGCCGATGATCGGCAGCCAACCGGCCATCCTGTTCAGCCTGGCCAGCGCCATGATCGCCGTGGCACTGCACCTGGGCGTGAGCTTCTACCGCGTGTCCAAGGCCGCTGCGGCCCCGGCTGGCAACTACGACATGAGCAACCGCGATACCGGCACAGTGAAGTGGTTCAACACCTCCAAGGGCTTTGGTTTCATCTCCCGCGACTCGGGCGACGATATCTTCGTGCACTTTCGCGCCATCCGTGGCGAAGGCCACCGGGTGCTGGTCGAAGGCCAGCGCGTGGAGTTCTCGGTGATGAACCGCGACAAGGGCCTGCAGGCCGAAGACGTCATCGCGGCCTCACCGCGTCGCTGA